The Xanthomonas indica genome has a segment encoding these proteins:
- a CDS encoding TRZ/ATZ family hydrolase, which translates to MTSIPESCDLLIEAGYVVPIEPHAVVLEDHAVAVRGSEIVAVLPTAEARTRFAPARTVSRPDAALLPGLVNAHTHNPMTLLRGIADDLPLMVWLQQHIWPVETAVIGPEFVADGTALAIAEMLRGGTTCANENYFFADVQAAVYKQHGFRARVGTVIIDFPTAWAKTSDEYFARACEVHDQWRDDPLVGIAFAPHAPYTVNDANFERVRMLSDQLEVPVHLHTHETAQEIADSLKQYGQRPLARLDRLGLVNDRLIAVHMTQLTDAEIHLCAERGVSVVHCPESNLKLASGFCPACALQRAGVNLAIGTDGCASNNDLDMFSENRTAAILAKAVANDATALDAASTLRAATLGGARALGFGETIGSIEPGKQADLICVDLSALETQPLHNVLSQLVYATGRQQVSDVWIAGQPKLSQRVLVDMDVDALVANARQWRERIRSVHA; encoded by the coding sequence ATGACCTCCATTCCCGAATCCTGCGACCTGCTGATCGAAGCCGGCTACGTGGTCCCGATCGAACCACATGCGGTGGTGCTCGAAGACCATGCGGTGGCGGTGCGCGGCAGCGAGATCGTGGCGGTGCTGCCCACGGCCGAGGCGCGCACGCGCTTCGCCCCCGCACGCACCGTCTCGCGCCCGGACGCGGCGCTGCTGCCGGGCCTGGTCAACGCGCACACGCACAACCCGATGACCCTGCTGCGCGGCATCGCCGACGACTTGCCGCTGATGGTGTGGCTGCAGCAGCACATCTGGCCGGTGGAGACCGCGGTGATCGGCCCGGAATTCGTCGCCGACGGCACCGCGCTGGCCATCGCCGAGATGCTGCGCGGCGGCACCACCTGCGCCAACGAGAACTATTTCTTCGCCGACGTGCAGGCCGCCGTGTACAAGCAGCACGGCTTCCGCGCGCGGGTCGGCACGGTGATCATCGATTTCCCGACCGCCTGGGCCAAGACCTCCGACGAATACTTCGCCCGCGCCTGCGAGGTGCACGACCAGTGGCGCGACGATCCGCTGGTCGGCATCGCCTTCGCCCCGCATGCGCCGTACACGGTCAACGACGCCAACTTCGAGCGGGTACGGATGCTGTCCGACCAGCTCGAGGTGCCGGTGCACCTGCACACCCACGAGACCGCGCAGGAAATCGCCGATTCGCTCAAGCAGTACGGGCAGCGCCCGCTGGCGCGGCTGGACCGGCTGGGCTTGGTCAACGACCGCCTGATCGCGGTGCACATGACCCAGCTCACCGACGCGGAGATCCACCTGTGCGCCGAGCGCGGGGTCAGCGTGGTGCATTGCCCCGAATCCAACCTCAAGCTTGCCTCCGGGTTCTGCCCGGCCTGCGCACTGCAGCGTGCGGGCGTGAACCTGGCGATCGGCACCGACGGCTGCGCCAGCAACAACGATCTGGACATGTTCAGCGAGAACCGCACCGCGGCGATCCTGGCCAAGGCCGTGGCCAACGACGCCACCGCGCTAGACGCGGCCAGCACGCTGCGCGCGGCCACCCTGGGCGGCGCGCGCGCGCTGGGCTTCGGCGAGACGATCGGCTCGATCGAGCCGGGCAAGCAGGCCGACCTGATCTGCGTGGACCTGTCGGCGCTGGAGACCCAGCCGCTGCACAACGTGTTGTCGCAGCTGGTGTACGCCACCGGCCGGCAGCAGGTCAGCGACGTGTGGATCGCCGGCCAGCCCAAGCTGAGCCAGCGCGTGCTGGTGGACATGGACGTCGACGCGCTGGTCGCCAATGCCCGGCAGTGGCGCGAACGTATCCGCAGCGTCCACGCCTGA
- a CDS encoding putative acyl-CoA thioester hydrolase, whose protein sequence is MTVSRWLLLSSTLALAAGVVTDAPALTGTASRPQLTSSEAANQTVARHLAQAGPIGALVTDNWDPSAGVALLQADYAVAADGSTRYRTVQAAVDAAVAAGGSMRRYISVAPGTYTELVCVPATAPPLTLFGLGGSPASTTIRFGNANPTPKPTGSATHPCASNAASSTVGTSDSGTVTVRAAQFQARNLAIVNSYVEGTYSGSNQSAVALALRGDKAVIENVVLTGNQDTLLVSAGSANTVIRAYFKGGTIEGDTDFIFGSGVAVFAGSTIRYTAARRGANDGGVIFAPSTRPGSSYGFLAVGSTFDAVGTPGSGTVWLGRAWDESVGSLSNYVDGTSPNGKVVIRDSALGGHIRKSAPWNASTIGRPYCSSGCSTSANRFYEYANSGAGSAP, encoded by the coding sequence ATGACCGTATCGCGCTGGTTGCTGCTTTCCTCCACCCTCGCCCTGGCGGCGGGGGTCGTCACCGACGCCCCGGCCCTGACCGGGACCGCGTCGCGCCCGCAACTGACCAGCAGCGAGGCGGCCAACCAGACCGTCGCACGCCACCTGGCCCAGGCCGGCCCGATCGGCGCGCTGGTCACCGACAACTGGGATCCGAGCGCCGGGGTCGCGCTGCTGCAGGCGGACTACGCGGTGGCGGCCGACGGCAGCACCCGCTACCGCACCGTGCAGGCCGCGGTGGACGCCGCAGTCGCCGCCGGCGGCAGCATGCGCCGCTACATCAGCGTGGCGCCGGGCACCTACACCGAACTGGTCTGCGTCCCCGCCACGGCGCCGCCGCTCACCCTGTTCGGCCTCGGCGGCAGCCCGGCCAGCACCACGATCCGCTTCGGCAATGCCAACCCAACGCCCAAGCCCACCGGCAGCGCCACCCACCCCTGCGCCAGCAATGCCGCCAGCAGCACCGTCGGCACCTCCGACAGCGGCACCGTCACCGTACGCGCCGCGCAGTTCCAGGCGCGCAACCTGGCGATCGTCAACAGCTACGTCGAAGGCACCTACAGCGGCAGCAACCAGTCGGCGGTGGCGCTGGCGTTGCGCGGCGACAAGGCGGTGATTGAGAACGTGGTGCTGACCGGCAACCAGGACACCCTGCTGGTCAGCGCCGGCAGCGCCAACACGGTGATCCGCGCCTATTTCAAGGGCGGCACCATCGAGGGCGACACCGACTTCATCTTCGGCTCGGGCGTGGCGGTGTTCGCCGGCAGCACCATCCGCTACACCGCCGCGCGTCGTGGCGCCAACGATGGCGGCGTGATCTTCGCACCCAGCACCCGGCCGGGCAGCAGCTACGGCTTCCTCGCCGTCGGCAGCACCTTCGATGCGGTCGGCACTCCGGGCAGCGGCACGGTATGGCTGGGGCGGGCCTGGGACGAGAGCGTGGGCAGCCTGTCCAACTACGTCGACGGCACCTCACCCAACGGCAAGGTGGTGATCCGCGACTCGGCGCTGGGCGGCCACATCCGCAAGAGCGCGCCGTGGAACGCCTCGACCATCGGCCGGCCGTACTGCAGCAGCGGCTGCAGCACCTCGGCCAATCGCTTCTACGAGTACGCCAACAGCGGCGCCGGCAGCGCGCCCTGA
- the ubiG gene encoding bifunctional 2-polyprenyl-6-hydroxyphenol methylase/3-demethylubiquinol 3-O-methyltransferase UbiG — translation MTASAANASANFDQAELDKFGALATRWWDADGPQKPLHALNPVRLRYVAERLPLRGATVLDVGCGGGLLSEALAKEGAQVTAIDLSPELIKVARLHQFESGVEVDYRVQSVEDLAAAQPASFDAITCMEMLEHVPDPAAIVRACATLLKPGGQLFLSTLNRTPAAFALAIVGAEYVARLLPTGTHRYQDFIKPAELAAWLRQAELQLRDVSGLAYEPWRNRARLSSRTEVNYLACAAKPGIGNGE, via the coding sequence ATGACCGCTTCCGCCGCCAACGCCTCCGCCAATTTCGATCAGGCCGAACTGGACAAGTTCGGCGCCCTGGCCACCCGCTGGTGGGACGCCGACGGCCCGCAGAAGCCGCTGCACGCGCTCAACCCGGTGCGCCTGCGCTACGTCGCCGAGCGCCTGCCGCTGCGCGGTGCGACGGTGCTGGACGTGGGCTGCGGCGGCGGCCTGCTCAGCGAGGCGCTGGCCAAGGAGGGCGCGCAGGTCACCGCCATCGACCTGTCGCCGGAACTGATCAAGGTCGCGCGCCTGCACCAGTTCGAATCCGGGGTCGAGGTGGATTACCGCGTGCAGTCGGTGGAGGACCTGGCGGCGGCGCAGCCGGCCAGCTTCGATGCGATCACCTGCATGGAGATGCTCGAGCACGTGCCCGATCCGGCGGCGATCGTGCGCGCCTGCGCGACCCTGCTCAAGCCGGGCGGACAGCTGTTCCTGTCCACCCTCAACCGCACCCCGGCCGCGTTTGCCCTGGCCATCGTCGGTGCCGAGTACGTGGCGCGGCTGCTGCCCACCGGCACCCACCGCTATCAGGATTTCATCAAGCCGGCGGAATTGGCTGCCTGGTTGCGCCAGGCCGAGCTGCAGCTGCGCGACGTCAGCGGCCTGGCCTACGAGCCGTGGCGCAACCGCGCGCGGTTGTCCTCGCGGACCGAGGTCAATTACCTGGCGTGTGCTGCAAAGCCGGGAATCGGGAATGGGGAATAG
- a CDS encoding phosphoglycolate phosphatase: MGNREAPLPRRGFPRVALFDLDGTLLDSAPDLLAAANAVLAEQGRAALTLAQLRPVVSKGSRAMLGVAFPDLPAAERDALIPVFLRHYEALIGRYSQLFDGIAELLQRLEAAGSVWGIVTNKPEALARLILPQLQWEQRCAVLIGGDTLPERKPHPLPLQIAAQRLGVAPHEVVYVGDDERDILAARAAGMASVAVLWGYRLDEDDPLAWRADAMVAAPAELYDAAAWPVSAAAS, translated from the coding sequence ATGGGGAATAGGGAAGCGCCGCTGCCGCGGCGAGGGTTTCCGCGGGTGGCGCTGTTCGATCTGGATGGCACGCTGCTGGACAGTGCGCCGGACCTGCTGGCCGCGGCCAATGCGGTGCTGGCCGAGCAGGGCCGCGCGGCGTTGACCCTGGCGCAGTTGCGGCCCGTGGTGTCCAAGGGTTCGCGGGCGATGCTCGGCGTCGCGTTTCCGGATCTGCCAGCGGCCGAGCGCGATGCGCTGATTCCGGTATTCCTGCGCCACTACGAGGCGCTGATCGGCCGGTATTCGCAGTTGTTCGACGGCATCGCCGAGTTGCTGCAGCGGCTGGAGGCCGCGGGCAGCGTGTGGGGCATCGTCACCAACAAGCCCGAGGCACTGGCGCGATTGATCCTGCCGCAGCTGCAGTGGGAGCAGCGCTGCGCGGTGCTGATCGGCGGCGACACGCTGCCCGAGCGCAAGCCGCATCCGTTGCCGCTGCAGATCGCGGCGCAGCGCCTGGGCGTGGCGCCGCATGAGGTGGTCTACGTCGGCGACGACGAACGCGACATCCTTGCCGCGCGCGCCGCCGGCATGGCCTCGGTCGCGGTGCTGTGGGGCTACCGGCTGGACGAGGACGACCCGCTGGCCTGGCGCGCCGATGCGATGGTCGCCGCGCCGGCCGAGCTGTACGACGCTGCGGCCTGGCCGGTCAGCGCAGCCGCTTCCTGA
- the epmB gene encoding EF-P beta-lysylation protein EpmB, producing the protein MITAAPRPMQPSPPLPTAAPPRWQQAWRDAVRDPRELLALLDLNPQALGVSEQAATQFALRVPRSFVARMRPGDPHDPLLRQVLPIDDEQRRVAGFSLDAVGDTAAKKADGVIHKYRGRALLVATGSCAVHCRYCFRRHFPYADETAARDGWRTAVAAIAADPSIEEVILSGGDPLSLATPKLAELTEALATLPQLKRLRIHSRLPVVLPERVDAPLLAWLRALPWPLAFVIHANHANEFDAGVDAALARLREAGAQLLNQAVLLRGVNDSVEALAALSERSFAAGVLPYYLHQLDRVQGVAHFEVDDATALALHQALAARLSGYLVPKLVREIAGDTGKRPLLP; encoded by the coding sequence ATGATAACCGCAGCCCCCCGCCCGATGCAGCCGTCCCCGCCCCTGCCCACCGCCGCGCCGCCGCGCTGGCAGCAGGCCTGGCGCGACGCCGTGCGCGATCCGCGCGAGCTGCTGGCCCTGCTGGACCTGAATCCGCAGGCGCTGGGCGTCTCCGAACAGGCTGCGACGCAGTTCGCGCTGCGCGTGCCGCGCAGCTTCGTCGCGCGCATGCGCCCGGGCGATCCGCACGACCCCCTGCTGCGCCAGGTCCTGCCGATCGACGACGAGCAGCGCCGGGTCGCCGGCTTCTCGCTGGATGCGGTCGGCGACACGGCGGCCAAGAAAGCCGACGGAGTGATCCACAAGTACCGCGGCCGCGCCCTGCTGGTGGCCACCGGCAGCTGCGCGGTGCACTGCCGCTACTGCTTCCGCCGGCATTTCCCGTATGCCGACGAGACCGCTGCGCGCGACGGCTGGCGCACGGCGGTGGCGGCGATCGCCGCCGATCCCAGCATCGAGGAAGTGATCCTGTCCGGCGGCGATCCGCTGTCGCTGGCCACGCCGAAACTGGCCGAACTGACCGAGGCGCTGGCGACGCTGCCGCAGCTCAAGCGCCTGCGCATCCACAGCCGCCTGCCGGTGGTGCTGCCCGAACGCGTCGACGCGCCGCTGCTGGCCTGGCTGCGTGCGCTGCCGTGGCCGCTGGCGTTCGTGATCCACGCCAACCACGCCAACGAATTCGACGCCGGCGTCGATGCCGCGCTGGCGCGCCTGCGCGAGGCCGGCGCGCAGCTGCTCAACCAGGCGGTGCTGCTGCGCGGAGTCAACGACAGCGTGGAGGCACTGGCCGCGCTGAGCGAGCGCAGCTTCGCCGCCGGCGTGCTGCCCTACTACCTGCACCAGTTGGACCGGGTGCAGGGCGTGGCCCATTTCGAAGTGGACGACGCCACCGCGCTGGCGCTGCACCAGGCGCTGGCCGCGCGCCTGTCCGGCTACCTGGTGCCGAAGCTGGTGCGCGAGATCGCCGGCGACACCGGCAAGCGCCCGCTGCTGCCCTGA
- the efp gene encoding elongation factor P, protein MASYGMNDVKNGMKILVNSEPAIITDTEYVKPGKGQAFTRVKYRFIKSGRVVEMTMKATDSVEAADVVDTDMQYLYSDGEYWHFMQQETFEQVQADKAGVGDAAKWIKGEEDCVVTLWNGTPIQVTPPNFVELKIVETDPGVRGDTSGGGGKPATLETGAVVRVPLFVGQEEVIRVDTRSGEYVSRVK, encoded by the coding sequence ATGGCCAGCTACGGCATGAACGACGTCAAGAACGGGATGAAGATCCTGGTCAACAGCGAGCCTGCGATCATCACCGATACCGAATACGTCAAGCCCGGCAAGGGCCAGGCGTTCACCCGCGTCAAGTACCGCTTCATCAAGTCCGGGCGCGTGGTCGAAATGACCATGAAGGCGACCGACAGCGTGGAAGCGGCCGACGTGGTCGACACCGACATGCAGTACCTGTACAGCGACGGCGAGTACTGGCACTTCATGCAGCAGGAAACCTTCGAGCAGGTGCAGGCCGACAAGGCCGGCGTCGGCGACGCCGCCAAGTGGATCAAGGGCGAGGAAGATTGCGTGGTCACGCTGTGGAACGGCACGCCGATCCAGGTCACCCCGCCGAACTTCGTCGAACTGAAGATCGTCGAGACCGACCCGGGCGTGCGCGGCGATACCTCCGGCGGCGGCGGCAAGCCGGCGACCCTGGAGACCGGCGCGGTGGTGCGCGTGCCGCTGTTCGTCGGCCAGGAGGAAGTGATCCGCGTCGATACGCGTTCGGGCGAATACGTCTCGCGCGTCAAGTAA
- a CDS encoding TMEM175 family protein: protein MTTSHADSADSKYPHDRVVFFSDAVFAIAITLLAVEIKVPGHAEVEAAGGILAALHRMLPLFIGFAVSFLVTALFWKSHLQLCRHIRQFDDRLSWLNVLQLLLIGLLPFSTALYSDYFGSHEAFSVYCAHLAAIGLAGYWLHAYAVRKEGLAQRLGPLQAQAMKLRAAVSPVVFALCIPVGMAAPWLGRVGFLAIFLLQWGVMRVYQQRIRQAQAAPAP from the coding sequence GTGACCACCAGCCACGCCGACAGCGCCGACAGCAAGTACCCGCACGATCGGGTCGTGTTCTTCAGCGATGCGGTCTTCGCCATCGCCATCACCTTGCTGGCGGTGGAAATCAAGGTGCCGGGACATGCCGAGGTCGAGGCCGCCGGCGGCATCCTCGCCGCCCTGCACCGGATGCTGCCGCTGTTCATCGGCTTTGCGGTCAGCTTCCTGGTCACCGCGCTGTTCTGGAAGTCGCACCTGCAGCTGTGCCGCCACATCCGCCAGTTCGACGACCGGCTGAGCTGGCTCAACGTGCTGCAGCTGTTGCTGATCGGCCTGCTGCCGTTCTCCACCGCGCTGTATTCGGATTATTTCGGCAGTCACGAGGCCTTCTCGGTGTACTGCGCGCACCTGGCCGCGATCGGCCTGGCCGGGTACTGGCTGCACGCCTATGCGGTGCGCAAGGAAGGCCTGGCGCAGCGGCTGGGCCCGCTGCAGGCGCAGGCGATGAAGCTGCGTGCGGCGGTGTCGCCGGTGGTGTTTGCGTTGTGCATCCCCGTGGGCATGGCCGCGCCCTGGCTGGGCCGCGTCGGCTTCCTGGCGATCTTCCTGCTGCAGTGGGGGGTGATGCGCGTGTACCAGCAGCGCATCCGCCAGGCCCAGGCGGCACCGGCACCGTGA
- a CDS encoding squalene/phytoene synthase family protein encodes MSSTSALDAFLDKWRRRWPEWAVAEAFVPAPQRARTVAWFALLQEFDDILNIAGDPLPADAKLAWWGEELRSWAGQRSRHPLGRVLEPVAAPWTQLAEALPSLPQSRAAAADTAHALERLEQFAQAVVAVERVLFDGPAEGAAVPVALQVLAQRLAEAGAATAPLALRGGDEAQQRQRWAQALLKPWPRRVRGPRPRRILSALARARIAQQAATAPKPPGQMATLWRAWWAGLG; translated from the coding sequence ATGAGCAGTACGTCCGCCCTGGATGCCTTCCTCGACAAATGGCGCCGCCGTTGGCCGGAATGGGCCGTGGCCGAGGCCTTCGTGCCGGCGCCGCAGCGCGCCCGCACCGTGGCCTGGTTCGCCCTGCTGCAGGAATTCGACGACATCCTCAACATCGCCGGCGATCCGCTGCCGGCCGACGCCAAGCTGGCCTGGTGGGGCGAGGAACTGCGCAGCTGGGCCGGGCAGCGTTCGCGGCATCCGCTGGGCCGGGTGCTGGAGCCGGTGGCCGCGCCGTGGACGCAACTGGCCGAGGCCTTGCCGAGCCTGCCGCAGTCGCGCGCGGCCGCGGCCGACACGGCGCATGCGCTGGAGCGGCTGGAGCAGTTCGCGCAGGCAGTGGTCGCGGTCGAGCGCGTGTTGTTCGATGGCCCGGCCGAGGGCGCCGCGGTGCCGGTCGCGCTGCAGGTGCTGGCCCAGCGCCTGGCCGAGGCTGGCGCCGCCACCGCGCCGCTGGCGCTGCGCGGCGGCGATGAAGCGCAGCAGCGCCAGCGCTGGGCACAGGCGCTACTGAAGCCGTGGCCGCGTCGCGTGCGCGGGCCGCGGCCGCGACGCATCCTGTCGGCGCTGGCGCGTGCGCGCATCGCGCAGCAGGCGGCCACCGCGCCCAAGCCACCGGGGCAGATGGCGACGCTGTGGCGCGCCTGGTGGGCCGGGCTGGGCTGA